In the genome of Priestia filamentosa, the window CTCAGAAATTGCAAGGGCAGCTAAAATACTATCTACTGAAAAGGCAAGGTCCATCAATTCAACAGCAATAACCGTTCCCCAAAAAATTCCAAATACACGTACTAAAAATCCCGGTTTCTTTGCTCCACCTTCATCATTTCCATTGAGGAAGAAATGTGAGATGACAAGCCAAGCAAGATATGCGGCACCTAACACTTTAATCCACCAGAACTTAATAAGGAACATGCCTAGTCCAATGAATAAGAATCTAAAAAATACGGCTCCAAAAAGTCCGTAAGTTAACGCCTTTTTTTGCTTGTCTGCTGGCAAAGGCTTGACCATTGTTGCTAATACAAGGGCATTATCCGCAGATAACAAACCTTCTAAAATAACAAGGGTACCAATTAATCCCCAAGAAACGGGGTCTGTTAATACTTCAGCCCATGCATGCAAGTCAAAAGCTTGTGCATAGGTATGAAGCATTTTGTGTAAAATTTCCATATCAGTTCCTCCTACTAGATGAAAAGCAGCTGTTATACTTCTAAGCCATAGTTACGGCAAAGAGCAGCTAAACCACCAGAAAATCCACTGCCAATTGCGTTGAATTTCCAATCTCCATTATGACGATAAAGCTCACATACTACAACGGCTGTTTCGATGGAAAAATCTTCCCCTAAATCATAACGAATTAGTTCTTTCCCTGTTACTTCATCAACGAATCTAACAAAAGCATTTGAGACTTGTCCAAAGTTTTGATTGCGGCTTTCCGCATCGTGAATCGTAACAGTAATACCCACTCTGTGAATGTTTTCGGGAATTTTTGAAAAGTCAACGACAAGTTGCTCATCATCTCCTGATCCTTCTCCTGTCCTATTGTCTCCAGTATGCTCAACACCCCCACTTGGATGTTTTAAATTGTTATAAAAAATAAAATCATGATCATTTTGACAGTTTCCTTTTTCATCAGCTAAAAAAGCAGATGCATCAAGGTCAAATCCAGCACCGCCATCGTATTGATTCAAATCCCAACCAAGTCCAATGATTCCTTTTACTAACCCAGGATTTGTTTTTGTTAAATCAATGCGCTGACCTTTTGATAATGAAATTGACATTGTTATTCCTCCTTTTTTATTCTGAGAAAAGCCGGTGCTTTTTAGCACCGACTAATTGTTTTATTTACACATCTAAACCGTAGTCTTTAACAAGTGCAGCAAGTCCGCCTTGGTAACCAGAACCAACAGCAGCAAATTTCCACTCTCCGCCATGACGGTAAAGTTCACCAACTACAACAGCTGTCTCAATCGAGAAGTCTTCTCCTAAATCATAGCGAATAAGTTCTTTATTAGACTGCTGATCTAGAATACGAACAAAACTGTTTGAAACTTGTCCAAAGTTTTGGTTACGCGCTTCACCATCATGAATCGTAATTACAAAAGCAATCTTTTCAACATTTGAAGGAACAGCCTGTAAATCAACAGCGACTTGTTCGTCGTCTCCAGCTCCTTCTCCTGTACGGTTATCTCCTGTATGTTCAACAGCACCGCTTGAATGCTTTGGCTGATTATAGAAGATAAACTCTCCTTCAGATGGACATTTTCCAGCTGCATCTAATAGGAAACAAGAGCTATCTAAATCGAAGTCCTTCCCACCATCATATTTATTTGTATCCCAACCTAAACCAACTGTAACTTTTGTTAATCCAGGATTTGTTTTTGTTAAATCAATTTTTTGTCCTTTTGATAATGAAATAGCCATAATTTCTCTCTCCTTTTTATATGAAAGTAAACAAATAGCCTTTCTTCAATACATTTTAAGAATAATTACGAACAAGCTCTTGAAGGTTTGTATCTTTTGTTCCATCACCAATAGCACCAAACTTCCAGTCACTACCATGTCGATAGATTTCTGCTACAACAAGACTTGTCTTTCCGCTGTAATCATCACTTAGATTAAAGCGAAGAAGTTGTTCGCCGTTATCTTGGTTTTGAACGCGAATATAAGCATTTTTGAGCATTCCAAAATCTTGCTTACGACGAACACAATCATAAATATTAACAACAAAAACAAGTTTGTTTATGTAAGATGGAATATCCTGCAAATTCACTAAAATTTGCTCGTCATCCCCAGCTCCCTCACCTGTTAAGTTGTCTCCACTGTGTGTTACACTTCCGCATGAGCTTTTTAAGTTACCAAAATAGATAAGCTGCTCTTTTTTCGTAATTTTGTCATCTTGCAACATAAGAACTGAAGCATCACAATCAACGTTTGGAGCTTTATTTCCGCCTCCAAACAAAGAGCTTAAAAGCCCTCCGCCACCGCTTGATTGAACAGGATCCCATCCTAATCCAATTAAGATATTGGAAAGTGCTGGATTTCCCTTTGTCAAATCAATACGCTGACCCTTTTGAAGCGTAATCGCCATTGGATTCCCTCCTTGTCATTTCAAAAATCACGTTAACGTGATTTCCTCACCTATTTATCGTATTATAGTTTACTAGTTTTATCAAATTGCTGTACTCCAAATTTCTTAGATAAATAAGTCTTAATATGTAATACGAACAACATAAAAGAAGGTTTCGTTTTTTATAGAAATTTGTTCTCTAATCATAAAAGTGACCAAACTATCACAAGGATGTCGCCTGGTCACTTCTTTTTTCAAAAAAACATTAGAGCATGATTAGTTTCTTCTATTGAATACGATCCAGTGCGCTTTTTAAATCCTTCCATATATCTTGCCATTCTTCAATTCCAACTGATAATCGAATAAGTCCATTTGTAATTCCCATTCGTTCGCGCTCTTTTAGTGGAATACCTGCATGGGTCATTGTAGCTGGATGCTGAATTAGTGTTTCAACATCTCCCAAGCTTACTGCGATTTTAATCCATGATAATGCGTTAAGAAACGTTTGTGCTTCTTCTTTCCCTCCTTTAATTTCAAACGAAATAATCCCTCCGCCAAGACTCATTTGCTTCTTAGCAATTTTATAATGAGTATGATTAGGATCAAAAGGATAGTAAACATTTTCAATTGCTCTATGTTTACTTAACCGGTTCATAAGTTTTTCAGCATTTAAACATTGCCTATCAAGACGTACACCAAGCGTTTTAATTCCTCGTAACAAAAGCCAAGCATCAAAAGGAGAAAGAATTCCACCCATATCTTTATGAACAGACTTTTTCATTTCTTTCATGCACTCTTCTCCACCTACAACAAGTCCTGCAATTACATCTCCATGTCCTCCTAAATATTTAGTAGCGCTATGAATAACAATATTACACCCCCATTCTAAAGGCCTTTGAATATATGGAGAACTAAATGTATTGTCGACAACAACAGGAATGTGGTGTGCTTTTGCAATACAAGATACAAGCTCCAAGTCAACAATTTCCATTGTAGGATTTATAGGCGTTTCAATAAAAATACAGGCTGTTTCAGGACGAATAAGTCCTTCTATGCTTCGCTTCGTGTCCATTTGGCAGAAGTCATAAGTGATATTGTATTTCTTTTTCATAAATTCCAGAAGCGTATACGTACACCCGTATATGCCACTTGAACATATAACATGATCACCTGCCTTCGTAAGAGAAGATAATACAGCAGAAACCGCTGCCATGCCGGAACCAAAAGAAAGACAAGAAAAACCACATTCAAGCTCAGCTATCTTTCTTTCAAGAGCTGAAACGGTTGGGTTCCCTAGTCGGGAATACATATATCCTGCTTCTTCTCCAAGAAATCTTTTTTCACCTTGTTGGGCTGTTTCAAAAGAAAATGTAGAGGTTTGAAAAATGGGAAAAGATAAACTTTTCGTCTCTTCTTGCAATTGTTCAACATCGTGCACAAGCTTTGTGTTCATACGTTGTTTTCCTTTCACGAACCACCGCCTCCTCACAATGCTTTCTCTCTATATGTATATGCTCCTATTTTCAAAAATCTGTTTATCCTACTTTTTACACCAATACTATATTTATCATATTGATTGTTACTTTATTTTCTTTAATTAAAAAATGTAAATTCATTTCCAAAATGTAAACCGTTTCATTTTTTTGATAATTTAAACTAAACTTTACCTCTTTTTATGTTCATTCACTTTTATTCTATTTTCAAGAAGTGAAAAACTTATATTATCAAGGATTTTATTTCATTAGAATCAATAAAGTATGCCTCTACAATTTTTCTGAATCTCTAGCTTTTCCAATGATAAAAAACTATTTTTTTAGTTTCAAAACTTTTATAAATAATTTAATAAAATGTTCAAACTATCGTCACAATATTAGAATGAAATTAACATTAAGCAAGGGGGTATTACGATGCAAAACGCTAGAGAAATGGAAACGGTTTCTTTTCCGGAGAATAATAATAAAAATTTCTTTCAAAAGCTTATGGATATTAAGGTAGGTCCACTTCCTTTACCACTTTATGTTCTTTTTTCAGCTATTGTTATTGCTGCTGCAATTTACAATCAACTTCCGCCTGATATGATTGGTGGATTTGCAATTATTATGGTTGCTGGATTTCTTTTAGGGGATATTGGTATGAAAGTACCGATTTTGAAAAATATTGGTGGCCCCGCTATTATGTCATTGTTTATTCCATCACTATTTGTTTTCCTAGGTTGGATGAATGATTCTTCTATGGAAGCGGTTACGACATTAATGAAGACATCTAACTTTTTATATTTCTATATTTCCTGCCTTGTTGCTGGTAGTATTTTAGGAATGCACCGCCTTGTTCTTGTACAAGGATTCATGCGAATGGCTGTCCCACTTATCGTTGGAACGATTAGTGCTGTTGTTGTTGGTGTTTTAGTTGGTATGCTTTTTGGATATGATCCAAAACATACACTTTTCTTCATTGTTGTACCGATTATATCGGGAGGAATTGGTGAAGGAATTTTACCTCTTTCATTAGGTTACTCACAGATTCTTGATCAACCTTCTACTGAACTTGTATCACAGCTTATTCCAGCTGCGATTATTGGTAACGTATGTGCGATCATCTGTGCTGGTTATATGAAAAACTTAGGTGAGAAAAAACCACATTTAAATGGACAAGGAATGCTTGTTAAAACAGGTAATGATGAAGAATTATTAAAAGCAATGAATGAAAAACGTAAAATTGACTTTTCTCTTATGGGTGCTGGACTTCTAATTGCCTGTACGTTCTTTATTACAGGGAGCCTTGTACACGGTCTATTAGATAAAGCTTTTGGCCTTAATATCCCTGGTCCAATCGTTATGATTTTCGCAGCAGCACTTGTTAAGATTTTTCAACTCCTTCCGAAAAAGATGGAAGATGGAACATACAACTTATACAAATTTATTTCGACAAACCTTACATGGCCACTTATGGTTGGATTGGGATTACTTTATATCCCCTTAGAAGACGTTGCTGCTGTATTAACAGTTGGATACGTAGTGATCTGTGCTTCTGTTGTATTAGCAATGGTAACAGCTGGATTCTTTGTTGGTAAACTTATGAAAATGTACCCTGTTGAATCTGCTATTGTAACAGGCTGTCACAGCGGTCTTGGTGGAACCGGAGACGTTGCTATCCTTTCTGCTTCAAACCGTATGGGCTTAATGCCTTTCGCACAGGTTTCTACTCGTATCGGTGGAGCAGTGACTGTTATTCTTGCAACACTTTTACTTGGCATATTTATGTAAAATTAAACTCAAAAACCCGGAAAGAGATATCCTCTTTCTGGGTTTTTATTTTTTCCTCTTTAAAGTATTAACATCTTCTAAAAATTGTCGATGAAAAGAATAGAAGAGCACATCAACTGTAATCTTTAATAAATGTAATTAGGTGGCTAGCATACTATGGATAAAACTTCTCTCATTGGTTTAATTGTTGGAATCATCGCTGTTTTTGTTGGGATGATTTTAAAAGGTGTGAATGTAACAGTATTATTCAACATCCCTGCCTTGCTAATCATTGTGCTTGGAACCGTTGGAGCAGTAACAATTGCTTTTCCAACACAGGATATTAAAAAAGTGCCAAAGCTCTTTGGAATTTTATTTAAAGAAAATAATAGCTTAAATGTAGAAACACTTATTCCTCTTTTTGTAGAACTTTCTTCCCTTGCACGAAGAGAAGGACTATTAGCTCTTGAAAGTAAAGTGGAAGAAATTGATGATCCATTTTTAAAGAACGGTTTAAATCTAGCTATTGATGGCCAGCCACATGACTTTATCCGCGTCGTAATGACAGAAGAAATTGAAGCAATGGAAGATCGCCATCATACAGGTGCATCCATATTTACACAAGCTGGCACATATGCACCTACACTTGGTGTTTTAGGAGCTGTTGTTGGACTTATTGCAGCGCTTGCTGATATGAGCGATATTGATAAACTTGGTCATGCCATTAGTGCTGCTTTCGTTGCTACACTATTTGGTATCTTTACAGGCTACGTCCTATGGCACCCTTTTGCAAACAAATTAAAACGGAAATCTAAATATGAAGTAAATATTCGTTACCTGATGATTGAAGGAGTTATGTCTATCGTAGAAGGACAAGCTCCAGCTGTAATTGAACGTAAACTTGCTTCATTGTTGTCGATTAGTGAACGTGAGAAAGTATTAGCAAGAAGAGATAGTCAGCAAGGTGAAGCAGATGGCTAGGAAAAGAAAATCCAAAAACCATGATGACCATGTTGATGAATCGTGGCTCATTCCTTATGCAGATTTACTGACTCTTCTTTTAGCTCTTTTTGTTGTTTTATTTGCAAGTAGCAGCATAGATGCAGAGAAAATGAAGCGGTTCGCAAGCTCCTTTAATGAAGCATTTGATGGCGGAACAGGCGTATTAGACGAAAAATCCTCTGTCCCCCCTACTGTTTCTAATGATTCGCTACCACAAGGTGCAAATACTAAAGAAGAAAACAGTCCAAATGAAGAATTGTCGGGATTACAGCAGAAAGTAGATGAATATATAAGCAATTCTGGACTTCATGATAAGCTTCAAACAACTCTTTCAGACGACGGATTAAAAATCACAATTTTAAATGATGTATTTTTCACTTCTGGAAGTGCCGAAGTGCAACAAGTAAACTATAAAGTCGCTCAAGATATTTCAAAGTTACTTGTCATCAATCCACCAAAGCAGATTGTAATCGCAGGCTATACTGATAATGTTCCTATTTCAAATGCTAACTTTTCTTCTAACTGGGAGTTAAGCTCAATGCGCGCTCTTAACTTTATGAAAGTGCTTCTTGAGAACAAAGAATTAAATCCCCAGTGGTTTAGTGTAAGGGGTTATGGACAATATCATCCAATTGCATCAAATGATACACCTGAAGGTCGAGAAAAAAATCGTCGTGTAGAAATTTTAATTACCCCATCTTCAAAGCCAAGTGAATAATCATTTTTAAAGCCTATTGTTAGCCATTGTTTTCCCTTCTGCCTTATAATAAAAGAAAATCCTATTTTTGGATTCTCTTTAAGGAGGAATAACAGTGGCTTTTTTTCATACAAAAGATGGTACTCGCCTTTATTATCGTACAAAAGGAACTGGCAAACCAATTGTATTCATTCATGGATGGTCAAATAGTCACGAAGCTTTCTTACTTCAAGAACAACAGCTCTGTGATCATTATCATGTCGTTACATATGATTTGCGAGGACATGGAAAGTCAGACAAACCTCAGCAAGGCCTATCTCTTCGTACTTTTGCCAAAGATTTAAAAGAATTACTGGAACATTTACAATTAGAAGATGCTCTTCTTGTTGGATGGTCCATGGGGACTTCTGTTATCTTTGAGTATCTTCGTCACTTTAATCAAGAGCATATCTCAAAGGTTTGTTTTGTTGATATGACACCTAAATTATTAAATGATAAAACGTGGAAACTTGGTCTTTATCATGGCTCATTTACAGAAAAAGACAACCTCAATGCCCTCACAACTATTTTTGAAGATTGGCCTTCATATGCTAAAACATTTATAAAAGCTACAATTCCTTATTTAACAGAAGAACAAATTGAGCAACTTTTCCATTTAAAAGAAGATAATCTTCCCCATGTTATGGCAGCAATGTGGCTTTCAATGAGTGCAAACGACTATCGTGATGTTCTTCCTTCGATTACGATTCCATCTCTTATTATATATGGAACAAAAAGCACACTTTACTCAGAAGAAACTGCCCAATATATGAGGCAGCACATTACACATTCCACTCTCCTTCCTTTTGAAGGATGTACACACTTTCTAGTTGGAGAGCAGCCTCATCGTTTCACTGAAGCAATCAGAGATTTCGCAACTGAAAAATCTTCGTAAAAGAAGGTTTTTCTTTTTGCAAGAAGAAAAAAGAAATTTTTCCTTTAAATATCCCTTTTAATTTCTCTTCTCCTCCAATAAGATGGACTAGAGAGAAAAACATTGTTAAAGTTTTAAAGGGTTGAATTTATTAAGAATAACAAGAAGAAAAGGTGTAAAACATGAGTATTTTAACAGTAAAAGACCTAAGTCACGGGTTTGGTGACAGAGCAATTTTTGATAATGTTTCATTTCGTCTTTTAAAAGGTGAGCACATTGGTTTGGTCGGTGCAAACGGAGAAGGTAAATCAACTTTCATGAATATTATTACAGGTCAGCTTGAACCTGATGCAGGAAAAGTTGAGTGGGCTAAAAAAGTTCGCGTCGGCTATTTAGATCAACATACGGTTTTAAAGCGTGGATTAACAATCCGTGATGTATTAAAAAGCGCTTTTCAATATCTGTTCGACCTAGAATCTGAGATGAACGGAATGTACGAAAAGATGGGTGATGTGACACCTGAAGAGCTAGAGAAAATGCTTGAAGAAGTAGGTGTCATTCAAGATACGTTAACAAACAATGATTTTTATGTAATTGATGCAAAGGTAGAAGAAATTGCACGTGGATTAGGGTTAGAAGATATTGGGCTCGACCGCGATGTTCAAGATTTGAGCGGTGGACAACGTACAAAAGTTTTGTTAGCTAAACTTCTACTTGAAAAACCCGATATTCTACTACTTGATGAACCAACAAACTATCTTGATGAACAGCATATCGAATGGCTAAAACGCTATTTACTGGATTATGAAAATGCATTTGTTCTCATCTCACACGACATTCCTTTCCTAAACAGCGTTGTTAACTTAATTTATCATATGGAAAATCAAGAACTTAATCGCTATGTTGGCGATTATAATCATTTTCTAGAAGTATATGAAGTAAAGAAACAGCAACTTCAAGCAGCTTATAAGAAACAACAACAAGAAATCTCTGATTTAAAAGACTTTGTCGCTCGTAATAAAGCACGTGTTTCAACGCGTAATATGGCTATGTCTCGTCAGAAAAAACTTGATAAGATGGATGTTATTGAACTGGCTACTGAAAAACCAAAACCAGAGTTTCGCTTTAAAGAAGGATGTACAGCAAACAAGGTTATTTTTGAAACAAAAGATCTTGTCATTGGATATGATGAACCCCTCTCAAAACCACTGAACCTTCGGATGGAACGAGGACAAAAAATTGCTTTATTTGGTGCTAATGGAATTGGAAAAACAACGCTTTTAAAAAGCATCCTAGGAGAAAACAAGCCTGTCTCAGGTGAAGTTGAGCGCGGAGATTACCTTGAAATTGGTTATTTTGAACAAGAAGTTAAAAACCCAACAAACCGTACTTGTATTGAAGAAATCTGGCAGGAGTTCCCTTCATTTACTCAATATGAAGTACGTGCAACGCTTGCAAAATGCGGGTTAACAACTAAACATATTGAAAGTAAAGTTGAAGTACTAAGTGGTGGAGAAAAAGCAAAAGTACGGCTATGTAAACTCATTAATCAAGAGACAAATGTACTTGTTCTAGATGAGCCAACAAACCATTTAGATGTTGAAGCAAAAGCTGAACTTAAACGTGCTATTAAAGACTACAAAGGAAGCGTTCTGCTTATTTGCCACGAACCTGAATTTTATGAAGACATTGTAACAGATAGCTGGAATTGTGAAAGCTGGACAACAAAAGTCTTTTAAGATGGTATGCCAAGAAGGCATATCATCTTTTTTTGCAAAAACAATTTTAATATTATTTAATTATTTGTGTTTTTTCAAAGGAAAATGTCTCCTTTTGTCGAATAGTAATATAGAAGTTTACTATATTAGGAGGACAACACGTGAAAAAATCACCTTTTATTCTTTCCCTTATTCTTAGTGCAAGCTTTATTCCTTTTGGAGCTGTTAATGCTCACGAGGAAACGAAAACAGCACCTCAGTACATAGGAGACAAGCTTCCACAGCATCACGAATTCACAAACTTAACAGAACACTCGAAAACTGAAAAAACAGTTAATGCAAATGTTTTAGATAAAAATGGACAAATAATTGATCAAAAAGTATTTGAGAAAACAGCTGATTCGACAAATTCATCTTCAACAACTGATCAAGGTACACAAAAAGTAACAGTTTTTGCTGTTGCTGATGAAGAATATAGAGCTGCATATCCTGACTGGCAGAGCCGTCTTCAATCTATTGTGGAAAAAGCGGATGATGCATTTAACCGAGATCATAATATTGATTTTGAAGTAAAAGGATTAGGAGAATGGGGGTCTTCAGGACAAAACAGTGAACAAATTCTTGCAGACCTTTCAAAAGACTGGGATGGTCAAGGATACGATTTTGTTGTTGGATTTACTCGTGATGCTAATTTTGATGCAGGTGGAATTGGTTATGTTTATAACTCTGAACCCTTTGGAAGTGCGATAAGCGTGAATTTAGACCAAGGAACAGCTAATACAGCAAAAGCTGCTCAACATGAAATTTCGCATAACTTTGGACTTGGTCATGATCCACAAGGAAGCGGGATCAGATGTATTATGAACTATGACTATGCTTATTCTGTAGACTATTGGGATTCTGAACATAACGAAACGATAGAAAAAAATAAAATTTGGTACGGAAACTAAACAAGAAAGCTTCTCCTAAAAAAAGAGAAGCTTTTTTAATGTTAAAAGGATGGAATTTTATCATGACCTGTTTGTTGTAAAAGCTGAGAAACGGTTACAAACTTATATCCCTGCTTTTGAAGATGAGAAAGAATAATAGGCAACGCCTTTATTGTTTGAGTTCGATTTCCTCCTGCATCATGGAAAAGGACTACATCACCTGGCCTTACACCTGAAAGTACATTTTTAACAATTTTATCGACGCCAGGCTGCTGCCAATCTTTAGAATCTTGATGCCACGACCACAAAACGACTCGATATCCTTCGTCAACTGCTGCATCAACTACAGCGTCATTATATAATCCACCAACAGGTCTAAAAAAAGTAGGACGCTGGTTTGTGATACTTGTAATTGTTTGATGAGCCTTTTGTATTTCTTCCTGCACTTCTTTGCTGCTCATTCCGCTTAAGCTATGATGTGTAAAAGTATGATTCTCAACCTCATGGCCTGCTCCAACTTCTCTTCGGACAATACTTTTATAATTTTCCGCTCTTGAACCGACTACAAAAAAGGTTGCTTTTGCATTATATTCTTCAAGAATAGAAAGGATTTCAGGGGTGTACACAGCATGAGGACCATCATCAAACGTAATAGCTACAATTTTTTTACGCGTTGGGATGTCCCAAATTACGTTACCTGTTTGTTCAAACTCTTTCCTTCCCTTTGCTGCATTGCTTTCGGTTGGTTGTAATATTGATAAAAGGAAAATGCAGACTATATACATCAGTAATGTTCTCATACGATACACCCCTATATTCGTCATAATGATGTAGTATTTGCTGTTTTCTTTTTTTCTATACGAAGCTCATTACTGTACATCAGCATCATCTCCAAAAAAACAACAAAAAGATATTTCCCCGAAAATATTGTCTTCTATTGTAGAAAATGAGCAAAGAGCAGGAACCTTTTCCTGCTCTTTGCTTTTTAATTTAATAGAGGAGAATGAATTGGTGTAATCGTTACGGTTCCTAATTTAAAACCTGGAATCCGGCATATAGGATCAAGCTCTTCGGGGATGAGCATATTCACATTTTGGTCTTCCCCCCAATGAAAAGGTACAAACACCGTATCTTGGCGGATAGCTGTTGAAAATTTACTTCTTACAACAATTTCTCCACGTTCAGACCTCACTTTAACAAGCGTTTGATCTTCAACTCCATATTGGGCTGCTGTGGAAGGGTGAATTTCAATAAAAGACTCGAAATTCCGCGCTTCTAAAGCTGAGGTTTTTCTTGTTTGCACACCTGTAAGATAGTGGGACATAATTCTTCCTGTTGTTAAATAAAGAGGAAACTGTTCTGTTACTACTTCTTTTCTACTTTCATTACGCCCGATAACTTTCATAACAGCTTTCTCGTCACTATTCATGAATTTCTTTTCAAATAATCGAGCTGTCCCTTCGTGCTCCTCTGATGGACAGGGCCAAAGAATCCCTTTTTTACTCTTTATTCGATTATATGTGATACCATAGTAATCAGCACTCCCCCCCTTGCTTGCAAGACGAAGTTCATCAAAAATCTCCTCAACATCAGAAAATGCAAAGTACTGTTCTTTTCCAAGCTCCCTCGCTATTCCACGTAGGATAGCCCAGTCATTCTTAGCTTCTCCTGGAGCTGGACGAGCACCTTCACGAAGCATAACACGCCCTTCGAGATTTGTGAGCGTTCCTTTGTTTTCAAGATATGAGGTACAGGGTAAAATCACATCTGCAAGCTGAGCGGTTTCAGATACAAACATATCAACAGCAACTAAAAATTCTAAACTTTCGATGGCTTTTTTCACATAGTTGGCATTTGGATTAGAAACAATAGGATTTGACCCCATAAGAAGCATTCCTTTTATTTCACCCTCATGAATTTTCCCCATCATCTCGTAAGCAGAGACCCCTTTATTAGGAATCTCGCT includes:
- a CDS encoding 2-hydroxycarboxylate transporter family protein translates to MNIKQGGITMQNAREMETVSFPENNNKNFFQKLMDIKVGPLPLPLYVLFSAIVIAAAIYNQLPPDMIGGFAIIMVAGFLLGDIGMKVPILKNIGGPAIMSLFIPSLFVFLGWMNDSSMEAVTTLMKTSNFLYFYISCLVAGSILGMHRLVLVQGFMRMAVPLIVGTISAVVVGVLVGMLFGYDPKHTLFFIVVPIISGGIGEGILPLSLGYSQILDQPSTELVSQLIPAAIIGNVCAIICAGYMKNLGEKKPHLNGQGMLVKTGNDEELLKAMNEKRKIDFSLMGAGLLIACTFFITGSLVHGLLDKAFGLNIPGPIVMIFAAALVKIFQLLPKKMEDGTYNLYKFISTNLTWPLMVGLGLLYIPLEDVAAVLTVGYVVICASVVLAMVTAGFFVGKLMKMYPVESAIVTGCHSGLGGTGDVAILSASNRMGLMPFAQVSTRIGGAVTVILATLLLGIFM
- a CDS encoding alpha/beta fold hydrolase; amino-acid sequence: MAFFHTKDGTRLYYRTKGTGKPIVFIHGWSNSHEAFLLQEQQLCDHYHVVTYDLRGHGKSDKPQQGLSLRTFAKDLKELLEHLQLEDALLVGWSMGTSVIFEYLRHFNQEHISKVCFVDMTPKLLNDKTWKLGLYHGSFTEKDNLNALTTIFEDWPSYAKTFIKATIPYLTEEQIEQLFHLKEDNLPHVMAAMWLSMSANDYRDVLPSITIPSLIIYGTKSTLYSEETAQYMRQHITHSTLLPFEGCTHFLVGEQPHRFTEAIRDFATEKSS
- a CDS encoding TerD family protein, coding for MAISLSKGQKIDLTKTNPGLTKVTVGLGWDTNKYDGGKDFDLDSSCFLLDAAGKCPSEGEFIFYNQPKHSSGAVEHTGDNRTGEGAGDDEQVAVDLQAVPSNVEKIAFVITIHDGEARNQNFGQVSNSFVRILDQQSNKELIRYDLGEDFSIETAVVVGELYRHGGEWKFAAVGSGYQGGLAALVKDYGLDV
- the motA gene encoding flagellar motor stator protein MotA; its protein translation is MDKTSLIGLIVGIIAVFVGMILKGVNVTVLFNIPALLIIVLGTVGAVTIAFPTQDIKKVPKLFGILFKENNSLNVETLIPLFVELSSLARREGLLALESKVEEIDDPFLKNGLNLAIDGQPHDFIRVVMTEEIEAMEDRHHTGASIFTQAGTYAPTLGVLGAVVGLIAALADMSDIDKLGHAISAAFVATLFGIFTGYVLWHPFANKLKRKSKYEVNIRYLMIEGVMSIVEGQAPAVIERKLASLLSISEREKVLARRDSQQGEADG
- a CDS encoding TerD family protein → MAITLQKGQRIDLTKGNPALSNILIGLGWDPVQSSGGGGLLSSLFGGGNKAPNVDCDASVLMLQDDKITKKEQLIYFGNLKSSCGSVTHSGDNLTGEGAGDDEQILVNLQDIPSYINKLVFVVNIYDCVRRKQDFGMLKNAYIRVQNQDNGEQLLRFNLSDDYSGKTSLVVAEIYRHGSDWKFGAIGDGTKDTNLQELVRNYS
- a CDS encoding TerD family protein; translated protein: MSISLSKGQRIDLTKTNPGLVKGIIGLGWDLNQYDGGAGFDLDASAFLADEKGNCQNDHDFIFYNNLKHPSGGVEHTGDNRTGEGSGDDEQLVVDFSKIPENIHRVGITVTIHDAESRNQNFGQVSNAFVRFVDEVTGKELIRYDLGEDFSIETAVVVCELYRHNGDWKFNAIGSGFSGGLAALCRNYGLEV
- a CDS encoding aminotransferase class I/II-fold pyridoxal phosphate-dependent enzyme; this encodes MKGKQRMNTKLVHDVEQLQEETKSLSFPIFQTSTFSFETAQQGEKRFLGEEAGYMYSRLGNPTVSALERKIAELECGFSCLSFGSGMAAVSAVLSSLTKAGDHVICSSGIYGCTYTLLEFMKKKYNITYDFCQMDTKRSIEGLIRPETACIFIETPINPTMEIVDLELVSCIAKAHHIPVVVDNTFSSPYIQRPLEWGCNIVIHSATKYLGGHGDVIAGLVVGGEECMKEMKKSVHKDMGGILSPFDAWLLLRGIKTLGVRLDRQCLNAEKLMNRLSKHRAIENVYYPFDPNHTHYKIAKKQMSLGGGIISFEIKGGKEEAQTFLNALSWIKIAVSLGDVETLIQHPATMTHAGIPLKERERMGITNGLIRLSVGIEEWQDIWKDLKSALDRIQ
- a CDS encoding TerC family protein; the protein is MEILHKMLHTYAQAFDLHAWAEVLTDPVSWGLIGTLVILEGLLSADNALVLATMVKPLPADKQKKALTYGLFGAVFFRFLFIGLGMFLIKFWWIKVLGAAYLAWLVISHFFLNGNDEGGAKKPGFLVRVFGIFWGTVIAVELMDLAFSVDSILAALAISEKVWVLLLGGVLGIIMMRTVAGFFLRLMDRIPELEHTAFILIAIIALKMFASVFHYELPHTAFFIIVILAFVITFIIHKRNQKKHQMDEVAASKEDE
- the motB gene encoding flagellar motor protein MotB translates to MARKRKSKNHDDHVDESWLIPYADLLTLLLALFVVLFASSSIDAEKMKRFASSFNEAFDGGTGVLDEKSSVPPTVSNDSLPQGANTKEENSPNEELSGLQQKVDEYISNSGLHDKLQTTLSDDGLKITILNDVFFTSGSAEVQQVNYKVAQDISKLLVINPPKQIVIAGYTDNVPISNANFSSNWELSSMRALNFMKVLLENKELNPQWFSVRGYGQYHPIASNDTPEGREKNRRVEILITPSSKPSE